One stretch of Pyrenophora tritici-repentis strain M4 chromosome 4, whole genome shotgun sequence DNA includes these proteins:
- a CDS encoding Polyketide synthase module protein has translation MSKPIAIIGIAFRGPGDARDPEAFYRMLVEGRSARTEVPKDRYNVDAFYHPDPERLGSIQQRHAHFLDQDFKVFDAPFFSVTPKEAKAMDPTHRMLLEAAYEGFENARDNEGPSIYHATGMSSSLASNRLSWFYNLRGPSLTVDTACSSSLTAFHLACQSIRTGEAEMSVVGGANLMFGPDMSILLGAAKILSADGKSKMWDANANGFARGEGFGVTILKPLDAALRDGDTVRAVVLATATNEDGRTPGISLPNSEAQAELIRGAYRMAGVDPAETSYVEAHGTGTQAGDPLEARAILKTVGSVENRKSDLYVGSVKTNIGHLEGAAGVAGVIKAALAVERGLIPQNLWFEKLNPDIHLPENVKVPTKLTPWPHNGPRRASINSFGFGGANAHVILEDTASFLARHGLKGRHATAPLLPSLATVRDGYVSDSPSSSGSTVAEEPSSGESSDTASDMSSEVLRDLHPTSKLFVLSSNDQEGVKRNVERLQDYLASKVSSGPSFLSDLAFTLSSKRTALPWKSYAVSSNLSGLREKISSPAPVVRSSTSVIPRVAYVFTGQGAQWHAMGKGLSAYATFAESMQRSEAFLKSFGCPWSLTEELNRTETECKLRETDYSQPACTAIQVALVDLLSIFGVSPVAVLGHSSGEVAAAYAAGFIDQEAAVRIAWLRGQVSKTVSKNGGMLAVSASADSIQHHLDGLKDGRAVVGCFNSTKACTITGDASAISELQVVLKGAQVACTRLPMDVAYHSFHMESTREKYERALKDIPHGSMSTIPMFSSVTGTLVAPTQMKPSYWVDNLVSPVNFVAAVRSLLNHPQESKTRKAFANLFVEIGPHSALRSYLLDIFSSENRAADSTYTTILRRNFDGAATALEAMGHLWTHGCTIDMNKVNNMSPDSANTLIDLPPYAWNHKPYWDESALSRQYRLRKTPRTDLIGYRLPGTPEHTWRNFLRCDENPWIREHKVQGDILYPGAGMLVMAIEAANQLAQEISADDIHGFDLRDVSIDTALRIPDTEKGIEVMTQLHNRRTGTRAAPSDTLYEFTVSSWSEELNSWTAHARGLISVTFKRFSPSMKSELAFSNERYMSSLAEAKKVCQKPARSFLYDTVEAIGMNYGPTFRNMSELFAGPNSSYGVIRVPDTKAVMPKGFEFTHIVHPATLDSVLHLVFPSISGEDQALDEAVVPRSFDRIFVSARIPKTAGTELHGCSTAKKLSYTTWTSNITMSEAAMTEPVVVMEGVVLASVGATENASKQLETRASCFAQNWYLDADLLSPSQIKEIIYKRTLKSKDDESVLDLLELVCLVYIYRVLDWFQTEEGKAHLPQDGFWKSYVEWMHDTIKQFPPLPADVETEMQEARQRIILSESGDITVQMVDRIGQNLSRIFTHEVEALQCMTEGDLLYSFYRGAFGTSFNTNVAEYVGLIADKQPGVRILEIGAGTGGTTYHVLERLRNPDGSSKAAQYYFTDISPGFLAKAADRFNKDASIMQFATLNIENSPTEQGFSPESFDLIVCANVLHATKSIQETLAHCKLLLKPSGRLVLSEVTIKRIFSGFIMGPLPGWWLGEADGRMGGPLLDAEEWNVALKTAGFSGVDVDIRGDRDTSKEPVSLIISTKPEQTAPSLPSCLVVATGTEASNKLAHTIQQTFASAGYEISIVQWRDITKAHVDGKYCLCLAEWEDPVIADLTDDNWGRLRDVVLSSAGALWITGGGALDTPDPVKSLMVGLARAIRNEDAGVRLACLDIDAPSTVDFEKASQTTLKVAQAHIRGDGTEGEFAARGEMVYLPRVERTLEVDASLRKYEAKGDPEMISFKGCGRPLKLTIKTPGLLDTFRWEEDETYHTPLPEDWIEIEVKAVGLNFKDVLVALGNLAENKLGVDGSGIITRIGSAVTDFKIGDRVMTASCDTFATYVRFPAKGAIPIPSGMSFEEAASMPLIFLTAYYSLVTAGGILSGEKILIHAAAGGVGQAAIMIAQAKGAEIFATVGADAKKQLLIEQYGIPEDHIFSSRDTSFVKGVLRATGGQGVDLVLNSLAGEALRLSWTDCLAKFGRFLEIGKTDLFANTGLDMKPLLDNKSYIGVNLLDFENNPTPRAVALWHDTAKMIHEGAIKPIAPLQIFTMAEVEKAFRHMQTGKHMGKVVVRVDDEDVVRAVPRIPRVRIHHDATYIIAGLGGITREIARWLAEKGAKYLVFLSRSAASGTENKAFASQLQKTYDVTPLAYDCNIGDKAALQAVLDDLKAKSVPPIKGCATGAMVLHDTLFDKMTADHVRTTVGPKVHGTLNLHELLPPDMDFFVMLSSLAGVMGHRGQGNYGCGNNFQDEFASFRRGQGLPALTIDIGYLLSVGFVAEHDEYVDHVKAMGLKVMHTSDLHGLLATAIEGPSHHPGQVMCGLPFNEHDDNWYWMADARFAALRNLAAGSSANAGQAISLREELTRCGSVSEEAVQLITAAIVQRLASLMMTPEADIDAGRPLSAYGVDSLVAVEVRNWIAREMAVECSVFDVMQNVPMTQLAQNLAEKSKLLLGQA, from the exons AACAGGAATGTCATCATCACTGGCTTCCAACCGATTATCCTGGTTCTACAACCTCAGGGGTCCTTCCCTTACAGTCGACACAGCTTGCTCGTCCAGTCTGACAGCATTCCATCTAGCATGTCAGAGCATCCGAACAGGAGAGGCTGAGATGAGCGTGGTCGGGGGTGCCAATTTGATGTTTGGACCTGATATGTCTATCTTGCTGGGCGCGGCAAAGATTCTCTCGGCAGACGGGAAAAGCAAGATGTGGGATGCGAATGCCAATGGATTTGCTCGTGGGGAAGGGTTTGGTGTCACAATTCTGAAG CCTCTAGATGCGGCATTACGCGATGGCGATACTGTTCGAGCAGTCGTGCTGGCCACGGCTACTAATGAGGATGGTCGCACACCTGGCATCTCGCTGCCAAACAGTGAAGCGCAGGCAGAGTTGATTCGGGGGGCATACCGGATGGCTGGCGTGGATCCCGCAGAGACTTCGTACGTCGAGGCACATGGAACGGGAACGCAGGCTG GCGATCCACTGGAAGCTAGAGCCATTTTGAAAACTGTCGGGTCAGTCGAGAACCGCAAGTCAGATCTCTACGTCGGATCCGTCAAAACGAACATCGGCCATCTCGAGGGCGCAGCCGGTGTAGCCGGTGTTATCAAAGCTGCGCTTGCCGTTGAGCGAGGTCTGATACCACAGAATCTCTGGTTCGAAAAGCTCAATCCCGATATCCATCTACCAGAAAACGTCAAGGTACCCACCAAACTGACCCCATGGCCACACAACGGACCTCGCCGTGCAAGTATCAACAGCTTTGGTTTCGGAGGTGCAAATGCACACGTCATTCTCGAGGACACGGCATCTTTCCTGGCACGTCATGGTTTGAAAGGTCGACATGCGACGGCACCGCTCCTTCCCAGCTTGGCCACTGTACGCGATGGCTACGTCAGCGACAGTCCTAGCAGCTCTGGAAGCACTGTCGCTGAAGAGCCATCCAGCGGCGAATCCAGCGACACCGCAAGTGATATGTCGAGTGAGGTCCTACGCGACCTTCACCCCACATCAAAGTTGTTCGTCCTGTCTTCCAACGATCAAGAGGGCGTCAAACGCAATGTCGAGCGCCTACAAGATTATCTCGCCTCTAAGGTCTCCAGCGGACCCTCTTTCCTCAGCGACCTGGCATTCACGCTGAGCTCCAAAAGAACCGCGCTGCCATGGAAGTCATACGCAGTTTCCTCGAACCTCAGCGGCCTACGAGAGAAAATATCAAGCCCTGCGCCAGTGGTTCGCTCGTCCACTTCCGTGATACCTAGAGTCGCTTATGTGTTCACAGGCCAGggtgcacagtggcacgcAATGGGTAAAGGTCTCTCTGCGTATGCGACGTTTGCGGAAAGCATGCAGAGATCCGAGGCTTTTCTCAAGTCGTTCGGTTGCCCATGGAGCCTTACTGAGGAGCTCAATCGCACTGAAACTGAATGCAAGCTACGCGAGACCGACTACAGCCAGCCAGCCTGTACCGCCATCCAAGTTGCTCTCGTAGACCTCTTGAGCATCTTTGGTGTGAGCCCTGTCGCTGTTCTTGGCCACTCTAGCGGCGAGGTTGCAGCTGCGTATGCCGCCGGCTTCATTGACCAAGAGGCTGCAGTCAGGATCGCTTGGCTGAGAGGACAAGTCAGCAAGACTGTGTCCAAGAACGGTGGCATGTTGGCTGTATCCGCCAGCGCGGACAGTATACAACATCATCTCGATGGCTTGAAGGACGGCAGGGCAGTCGTGGGTTGCTTCAACTCCACCAAGGCATGCACCATCACTGGAGACGCTTCTGCCATCAGTGAGCTACAAGTAGTGCTGAAAGGCGCGCAGGTAGCATGTACCAGGCTCCCCATGGATGTCGCATACCATTCCTTCCACATGGAGTCAACCCGTGAGAAGTACGAAAGGGCTTTGAAGGACATCCCGCATGGCTCGATGTCCACTATCCCTATGTTCTCCTCCGTGACGGGCACGCTGGTTGCCCCCACGCAGATGAAGCCATCCTACTGGGTCGACAACCTGGTATCTCCTGTAAACTTCGTCGCAGCTGTCCGCTCCCTTCTGAACCACCCCCAGGAGAGCAAAACGCGCAAAGCCTTCGCCAACCTGTTCGTCGAGATCGGCCCCCATTCAGCACTCCGCAGCTATCTCCTAGATATCTTCAGCAGTGAGAACCGTGCCGCAGATTCAACATACACCACCATCCTGCGCCGCAATTTTGATGGTGCTGCTACAGCATTGGAAGCCATGGGCCATCTCTGGACACATGGATGCACAATTGATATGAATAAAGTCAACAACATGTCTCCTGACAGCGCTAACACCCTGATTGATCTTCCTCCATATGCTTGGAACCACAAACCGTACTGGGATGAGTCAGCCCTAAGTCGACAGTACCGGCTCCGCAAAACTCCACGTACAGACCTCATAGGCTATCGCCTCCCCGGAACGCCCGAACACACATGGCGTAACTTTTTGCGGTGCGACGAGAATCCATGGATCCGTGAGCACAAGGTCCAAGGCGATATTCTCTATCCGGGCGCAGGTATGCTGGTCATGGCCATCGAAGCGGCGAATCAACTAGCCCAGGAGATCAGTGCCGATGACATTCATGGCTTCGATTTGCGTGATGTCAGCATCGATACCGCACTTCGTATACCTGATACCGAAAAGGGTATTGAGGTCATGACACAGCTGCATAACCGTCGCACTGGGACACGAGCAGCGCCGTCGGATACACTGTATGAGTTTACGGTTTCTTCGTGGAGTGAAGAGTTGAACTCTTGGACTGCTCATGCCCGCGGTCTCATCTCTGTTACTTTCAAGAGGTTTTCACCGTCTATGAAGAGTGAGCTGGCGTTTAGCAATGAGCGCTACATGTCTTCGCTTGCTGAGGCTAAAAAGGTGTGCCAAAAGCCCGCGCGGAGCTTCCTGTATGACACGGTCGAGGCGATTGGCATGAACTACGGACCAACCTTTCGCAACATGTCTGAGCTATTTGCAGGGCCTAATTCGAGTTATGGAGTTATCAGGGTGCCAGATACCAAGGCAGTTATGCCCAAGGGCTTCGAGTTCACCCATATCGTTCACCCTGCCACTCTTGACTCAGTCCTCCATCTCGTCTTTCCCAGCATCTCTGGCGAAGACCAGGCACTCGATGAAGCAGTTGTTCCTAGGTCGTTTGATCGCATTTTCGTCTCGGCTAGGATACCAAAGACGGCTGGCACGGAGCTACACGGCTGCTCTACGGCGAAGAAGCTGAGCTACACGACATGGACTTCCAACATCACCATGTCGGAGGCGGCGATGACTGAGCCCGTCGTCGTTATGGAGGGCGTCGTACTGGCTTCCGTTGGTGCGACAGAAAATGCATCAAAGCAGCTAGAGACACGCGCATCGTGCTTCGCACAGAACTGGTACTTGGACGCTGACTTGTTGTCTCCATCTCAGATCAAGGAAATCATCTATAAGCGTACGTTGAAGAGCAAGGACGACGAATCGGTGCTTGATCTACTTGAGCTCGTTTGCTTGGTGTACATCTACCGTGTTCTGGACTGGTTCCAGACTGAAGAAGGCAAGGCACATTTGCCGCAGGATGGCTTCTGGAAGTCGTACGTCGAGTGGATGCACGACACCATCAAGCAGTTCCCCCCGCTGCCCGCAGATGTCGAGACCGAGATGCAGGAAGCCCGACAACGCATCATCCTTTCGGAGAGTGGCGATATCACAGTGCAAATGGTGGACCGCATCGGGCAAAACCTATCTCGCATCTTCACACACGAAGTCGAAGCTCTACAATGCATGACTGAGGGCGATCTTCTCTATTCCTTCTACCGTGGAGCTTTTGGTACGAGCTTCAACACAAACGTGGCTGAGTATGTTGGCCTGATTGCTGACAAGCAGCCCGGAGTGCGCATTTTGGAAATCGGCGCAGGAACGGGCGGTACCACATACCATGTCTTGGAGCGCTTGCGTAATCCCGATGGAAGCTCcaaggcagcccagtatTACTTCACCGACATCTCTCCTGGGTTTCTTGCCAAGGCCGCCGACCGGTTCAACAAGGATGCGTCTATTATGCAGTTCGCCACGCTCAACATTGAAAACTCACCTACTGAACAAGGATTTAGCCCAGAGTCCTTTGACCTCATCGTATGTGCCAACGTCCTGCACGCTACGAAGAGCATCCAGGAGACCCTGGCGCATTGCAAGTTGCTGCTGAAACCCAGTGGCCGTCTCGTCTTATCCGAAGTGACAATCAAACGTATCTTCTCTGGTTTCATTATGGGTCCCTTGCCTGGTTGGTGGTTAGGTGAAGCAGATGGTAGGATGGGAGGTCCGCTCTTGGACGCTGAAGAGTGGAATGTTGCATTGAAGACTGCTGGCTTCTCGGGCGTTGATGTCGATATCCGTGGCGACAGGGACACATCGAAAGAGCCTGTTTCGTTGATCATTTCAACGAAGCCCGAGCAAACAGCACCTAGCCTGCCCTCTTGCCTTGTTGTCGCCACTGGCACCGAAGCTTCGAACAAGCTTGCCCATACGATACAACAGACATTTGCATCTGCTGGCTACGAGATCAGCATCGTTCAGTGGCGTGACATCACCAAGGCGCACGTGGACGGCAAGTACTGCCTCTGCCTTGCCGAATGGGAGGATCCTGTCATCGCGGATCTCACCGACGACAATTGGGGCAGATTGCGCGATGTTGTCCTCTCGTCCGCAGGCGCTCTGTGGATCACTGGTGGTGGTGCCCTTGACACGCCTGATCCTGTGAAGAGTCTGATGGTCGGACTCGCAAGAGCCATTCGCAATGAAGACGCTGGTGTCCGCCTCGCCTGTCTTGACATAGATGCACCCTCAACTGTTGACTTTGAAAAAGCGTCCCAGACCACACTCAAGGTTGCACAAGCACACATCCGCGGCGACGGCACGGAGGGCGAGTTCGCTGCGCGTGGAGAAATGGTATACTTACCCCGCGTCGAACGGACACTGGAAGTTGATGCATCGTTGCGCAAGTACGAGGCCAAGGGTGATCCAGAAATGATCTCGTTCAAGGGCTGCGGGCGTCCCCTCAAACTCACCATCAAGACACCTGGTCTGCTCGACACATTCCGGTGGGAAGAGGATGAGACGTACCACACGCCCCTGCCCGAGGATTGGATCGAGATTGAGGTCAAGGCTGTTGGTCTCAATTTCAAAGACGTGTTGGTTGCGCTCGGTAACTTGGCTGAGAATAAGCTCGGCGTTGATGGCTCGGGTATCATCACTCGTATTGGATCTGCTGTTACGGATTTCAAGATCGGTGACAGGGTAATGACTGCGTCTTGTGACACCTTCGCCACCTACGTCCGATTCCCGGCCAAGGGTGCCATACCCATTCCATCCGGTATGAGTTTCGAGGAAGCCGCATCAATGCCGCTCATCTTCCTCACAGCTTACTACTCCCTGGTCACTGCTGGCGGTATCCTTTCTGGTGAGAAGATCTTGATCCATGCTGCTGCTGGTGGTGTTGGACAAGCTGCGATCATGATCGCGCAAGCCAAAGGTGCTGAGATCTTCGCCACGGTCGGTGCAGATGCCAAGAAACAACTTCTCATAGAGCAATATGGAATCCCCGAAGACCACATCTTCAGCAGTCGTGATACCAGCTTCGTTAAGGGGGTTCTACGTGCTACGGGCGGTCAAGGTGTGGATTTGGTGCTGAACTCGCTGGCTGGTGAGGCATTGCGTCTCTCTTGGACTGACTGTCTCGCCAAGTTCGGTCGATTCTTGGAAATTGGAAAGACTGATCTGTTCGCCAACACTGGTCTTGATATGAAGCCCCTGTTGGACAACAAGAGCTACATCGGTGTCAACCTGCTTGACTTTGAGAACAACCCAACACCTCGGGCCGTAGCGCTGTGGCACGATACGGCGAAGATGATACACGAGGGGGCAATCAAGCCTATCGCACCGCTCCAGATCTTCACCATGGCTGAGGTCGAGAAGGCCTTCCGCCACATGCAGACAGGAAAGCACATGGGTAAGGTGGTTGTCCGCGTTGACGATGAAGACGTTGTCCGTGCCGTACCTCGAATTCCCCGCGTTCGCATCCATCACGATGCTACGTACATAATCGCCGGATTGGGTGGTATCACTCGTGAGATTGCACGCTGGTTGGCAGAAAAGGGCGCAAAATACCTGGTGTTTCTCTCTCGATCAGCAGCCAGTGGCACAGAAAACAAAGCCTTCGCCTCACAACTGCAGAAGACGTATGATGTCACGCCACTGGCATACGACTGCAATATTGGCGACAAAGCTGCTCTGCAAGCAGTCCTTGACGACTTGAAGGCCAAGAGTGTACCACCCATCAAGGGGTGTGCGACTGGTGCCATGGTCCTACACGACACACTCTTCGACAAGATGACCGCCGACCACGTGCGCACAACGGTCGGCCCCAAGGTCCACGGCACCTTGAACCTGCACGAGCTTCTGCCACCTGACATGGATTTCTTCGTCATGCTCTCGTCGCTAGCCGGTGTCATGGGCCATCGCGGACAGGGCAACTACGGGTGCGGTAACAACTTCCAAGACGAGTTTGCTTCATTCCGACGCGGTCAGGGTCTGCCCGCGCTGACCATCGACATTGGTTATCTCTTGTCGGTTGGGTTTGTGGCTGAACACGACGAGTATGTCGACCACGTCAAGGCTATGGGTCTCAAGGTTATGCATACGTCGGACCTGCATGGTCTGCTCGCAACCGCCATCGAAGGCCCCTCGCACCACCCAGGCCAAGTCATGTGCGGTTTGCCCTTCAACGAGCACGATGATAACTGGTATTGGATGGCTGATGCTCGATTTGCTGCCCTACGCAACCTCGCTGCCGGATCTTCGGCTAATGCCGGGCAGGCCATCTCACTGCGCGAAGAGTTGACAAGATGTGGAAGTGTCAGCGAAGAGGCCGTGCAGCTCATTACAGCAGCCATTGTGCAGCGACTTGCGAGCCTGATGATGACGCCTGAAGCTGATATCGATGCTGGCAGGCCGCTGAGCGCCTATGGTGTTGATAGTCTGGTGGCTGTCGAGGTGAGGAATTGGATTGCTCGCGAGATGGCAGTCGAGTGCTCCGTGTTTGATGTCATGCAAAATGTCCCAATGACGCAGCTGGCGCAGAACTTGGCGGAAAAGAGTAAGCTACTTCTTGGACAGGCTTGA
- a CDS encoding RTX toxins and related Ca2+-binding protein, translated as MMKLTVAFLAALAAADAAEARNHRMARRQYGGYGSGYGAELPSSSSAPGTSPTPTPDLPAGAVSTPPAGGYGGGYGGDMPSSSSAPGTSPTPTPDIPAGEVSTPPAGGYGGGYGGDKPPSSSSAPGTSPTPTPDIPAGAVSTPPAGAVSTPPAGGYGGGYGGDVPGVSMSSAVPSGAVSSPPAGGYGAGGYGGGYGGNVPGVSMSSVVPSGASSTPAIPAATTSTPAGAVSTSSAGGYGGGYGGNVPGVSMSSVVPSGASSGSPSASTPAGAVSTPPAGGYGGGYGGNVPGVSMSSVVPSGASSTPAIPAATTSTPAGGNGGYGSPSSTPGKPVTPDAATSTGMSGTGYAPKPTGTGSYPGSSTPVSDMVTSTIYSTQIFTVSACPPSVTNCPAQATSMITSVVPVGTTVCTAETGKPTTTPGVVTESVPVSEIVKTSTQTLTYTVGIGSTAHPVTTEITSTQTSTQYSTVVVTMSKPKPTGSVPNQTTGGSGYPTGPAGEHPPSPDVTSTIKSTSTSTKFVTVKPTPTGPSGSYPPGPPAGEKGHPSPSSPAGSYPPGPPAGEQGHPTPSSPAGSYPPGPPAGEQGHPTPSSPAGSYPPGPPAGEQGHPTPSSPAGSYPPGPPANEQGHPPAGEDTASPTPAVPTGMYPVPGNGTMSHPGATGFKTSTKPSLPVSTGTSSLPTFSVVTPGAASSTPAVPAASTSAPANGGGYGSPSSSSTPAVPAASASTPANGGGYGVSVRLRRL; from the exons ATGATGAAGCTTACTGTTGCCTTTTTGGCCGCTCTCGCTGCCGCGGATGCCGCCGAGGCCCGCAACCACCGCATGGCTCGCCGCCAATACGGAGGCTACGGTTCAGGCTACGGCGCTGAGCTcccctcttcctcttccgCCCCCGGTACTTCACCTACCCCCACCCCCGACCTCCCTGCCGGTGCAGTCTCTACACCCCCCGCTGGTGGCTACGGAGGTGGATACGGTGGTGACATgccctcttcctcttccgCCCCTGGCACTTCACCCACACCTACCCCCGACATCCCTGCCGGTGAAGTCTCTACTCCTCCAGCTGGCGGATACGGAGGTGGCTACGGTGGTGACAAGCCGCCCAGCAGCTCTTCCGCCCCCGGTACTTCGCCGACACCCACTCCCGACATCCCTGCCGGTGCTGTATCTACACCTCCCGCTGGCGCCGTCTCTACTCCCCCAGCTGGTGGATATGGTGGCGGATACGGCGGTGACGTTCCTGGTGTCAGCATGAGCTCCGCTGTCCCCTCCGGCGCTGTCTCTTCTCCTCCTGCTGGTGGATACGGCG CTGGCGGATATGGTGGCGGATACGGCGGTAACGTCCCTGGTGTCAGCATGAGCTCCGTTGTTCCTTCTGGAGCTTCATCTACTCCCGCTATTCCCGCTGCCACCACCTCCACCCCCGCTGGTGCTGTCTCCACTTCTTCAGCTGGCGGATACGGTGGCGGATACGGCGGTAACGTCCCTGGTGTCAGCATGAGCTCCGTTGTTCCTTCCGGAGCTTCCTCTGGCAGCCCGTCTGCCTCCACTCCCGCTGGCGCTGTCTCCACTCCTCCAGCTGGCGGATATGGTGGCGGATACGGCGGTAACGTCCCTGGTGTCAGCATGAGCTCCGTTGTTCCTTCCGGAGCTTCGTCCACTCCCGCTATTCCCGCTGCCACCACCTCCACCCCTGCTGGTGGTAACGGCGGCTACGGCAGCCCCTCCAGCACCCCCGGCAAGCCTGTTACCCCCGACGCCGCTACCTCTACTGGCATGTCCGGCACTGGCTACGCTCCCAAGCCCACTGGAACTGGCTCTTACCCCGGTTCTTCCACCCCAGTCAGCGACATGGTCACCAGCACCATCTACAGCACCCAGATCTTCACTGTTTCTGCTTGCCCTCCCAGTGTCACTAACTGCCCGGCTCAAGCCACTTCCATGATCACCAGCGTTGTTCCCGTTGGCACCACCGTCTGCACCGCCGAGACTGGCAAGCCCACCACTACCCCTGGTGTCGTCACTGAGTCAGTCCCCGTCAGTGAGATCGTCAAGACCAGCACTCAGACTCTCACCTACACCGTTGGTATTGGCTCCACTGCTCACCCAGTGACCACCGAGATCACGTCCACTCAGACCTCGACCCAGTACTCCACTGTAGTTGTCACCATGAGCAAGCCCAAGCCCACTGGCTCTGTCCCCAACCAGACCACTGGCGGAAGCGGCTACCCCACTGGCCCTGCTGGCGAGCACCCTCCCAGCCCAGATGTCACCAGCACCATCAAGTCTACCTCGACCTCCACCAAGTTCGTCACCGTCAAGCCTACCCCCACCGGTCCTTCAGGCAGCTACCCCCCTGGTCCCCCAGCTGGCGAGAAGGGACATCCATCTCCTTCTTCCCCAGCCGGCAGCTACCCTCCTGGTCCCCCAGCTGGCGAGCAGGGACACCCAACTCCCTCTTCCCCAGCCGGCAGCTACCCTCCTGGTCCCCCAGCTGGCGAGCAGGGACACCCAACTCCCTCTTCCCCGGCCGGCAGCTACCCTCCTGGCCCCCCAGCTGGCGAGCAGGGACACCCAACTCCTTCTTCCCCGGCCGGCAGCTACCCTCCTGGTCCTCCTGCCAATGAGCAGGGCCACCCCCCTGCTGGTGAGGA CACTGCTTCCCCTACTCCTGCTGTCCCCACTGGCATGTACCCCGTCCCCGGTAACGGCACCATGAGCCACCCCGGCGCCACTGGCTTCAAGACCTCCACCAAGCCTTCCCTGCCCGTCAGCACTGGCACTTCTTCTCTCCCCACCTTCAGCGTAGTCACCCCCGGCGCTGCCTCTTCCACCCCTGCTGTCCCCGCTGCTTCGACCTCTGCTCCTGCTAACGGTGGTGGATACggctctccatcctcctcctccacccCCGCTGTCCCCGCTGCTTCTGCCTCTACCCCCGCTAACGGCGGTGGATACGGTG TAAGCGTTCGGCTTCGTCGCCTGTAG
- a CDS encoding RING Zn-finger protein (conserved protein, contains RING Zn-finger), whose translation MDPELRYPPKRASGKRRAHIDEDGDYDATQRPQTPPRSSKKRKSNPEVIDLTGDSPSPQRAPPKKRGKRDTDAPVEEKRTRVFRKRATESYLAVRERAFTQRLTVLSRERCGSDTVPEEKVIIAGSTGNVYTVSIGLVPSCDCPHARKGNQCKHIVYVILRVLKARENIAYQLALLSSELREVIKNAPPIPGVETDGKDGTEKAGEDGNRKSIEGECPICYDELGSKEDTVYCKASCGNNIHKACMQNWMAASSGKGTCPYCRAKWEADTGLEGNLGDLVTKGLRRNEDGYVNVAGQLGLSGHRDYSTYHQPWVRQRGYGGLRRGGYDYDNYY comes from the coding sequence ATGGATCCCGAGTTGCGCTATCCACCCAAACGAGCGAGCGGCAAGCGCAGAGCCCATATAGACGAAGACGGCGATTACGATGCGACCCAGCGACCCCAAACCCCACCAAGGAGTTCTAAGAAGCGCAAGAGCAACCCTGAGGTAATTGATCTCACTGGAGATTCTCCCTCTCCTCAAAGGGCTCCACCCAAAAAGAGGGGCAAGCGCGACACTGACGCACCCGTCGAAGAGAAACGAACTAGAGTGTTTCGCAAGCGCGCGACGGAGAGCTACTTGGCTGTAAGGGAAAGAGCGTTCACCCAGCGTCTCACGGTACTCTCGCGCGAACGATGCGGAAGCGATACCGTGCCTGAGGAGAAGGTCATCATAGCCGGCTCGACCGGCAACGTCTATACCGTCTCAATTGGTCTTGTGCCAAGTTGCGACTGCCCACATGCGAGGAAGGGCAATCAGTGCAAGCACATTGTTTATGTCATATTGCGCGTGCTAAAGGCGCGGGAGAATATCGCCTACCAGCTAGCACTCCTCAGCTCCGAGCTGCGCGAGGTTATCAAGAACGCGCCACCTATCCCAGGTGTTGAGACAGACGGAAAGGACGGCACGGAGAAGGCAGGAGAAGATGGAAACCGGAAGTCCATCGAGGGCGAATGCCCCATCTGCTACGACGAGCTTGGTAGTAAGGAAGATACCGTCTACTGCAAGGCCAGCTGCGGAAACAATATACACAAGGCCTGTATGCAGAACTGGATGGCGGCATCGAGCGGCAAAGGAACATGTCCGTACTGTCGTGCCAAGTGGGAAGCAGATACTGGGTTGGAAGGCAATCTGGGCGATCTAGTTACAAAGGGTTTACGGAGGAATGAAGATGGATATGTCAATGTTGCTGGTCAATTGGGCTTGTCTGGTCACAGAGACTATTCAACATATCACCAACCCTGGGTCCGGCAGCGGGGATATGGGGGTCTGAGGAGGGGTGGCTACGATTATGACAATTACTACTAA